From one Aspergillus fumigatus Af293 chromosome 8, whole genome shotgun sequence genomic stretch:
- the pex13 gene encoding peroxin PEX13, whose protein sequence is MASVSPPKPWERAGTAGGGTVLSASPAGSSTMTPTAVAAAPPTATSSVSATTSTTSSSTAPSLPSRPDTLNAVVNRTASNYSPYGASRFGTTPYGTGYGGYGAYSSPYPRFGTMGSMYGGYGGYGGMYGGMGGMYGGGMPGDPNDPNSLTNSFSQSTQATFQMIESIVGAFGGFAQMLESTYMATHSSFFAMVSVAEQFGNLRNTLGSALGIFTIIRWFRTLIAKITGRPPPADAASLTPSAFAAFMHGRSAPATLPDGSPAPPKPSKKPFFMFLIAVFGLPYLMGKLIKALARSQEEQRKQMMLGPNGEPMQAPLDPSKLDFCRVLYDYTPESQESAGIDLAVKKGDIVAVLSKTDPMGNASEWWRCRARDGRVGYLPGPYLETIQRRPAQQAITSGSEAGSRTNTMASVIEKGQVGDEKKPVLKGKMGDISPESFQKSAFYS, encoded by the exons ATGGCGTCGGTTTCGCCACCCAAACCGTGGGAGAGAGCAGGCACTGCTGGCGGTG GCACTGTGTTATCAGCGTCCCCCGCCGGTAGTTCGACCATGACTCCAACAGCCGTCGCTGCGGCACCGCCGACCGCTACCTCGTCCGTATCCGCAACCacctcaacaacatcatcctctACAGCTCCCTCCTTACCTTCTCGCCCTGACACATTAAACGCTGTTGTAAACCGGACAGCGTCAAACTACTCCCCCTATGGCGCATCACGGTTCGGTACCACGCCGTATGGAACCGGCTATGGTGGCTATGGCGCATATTCGTCGCCATACCCCCGCTTCGGTACGATGGGCTCTATGTACGGAGGCTATGGTGGCTACGGGGGTATGTATGGCGGCATGGGAGGCATGTACGGTGGCGGCATGCCTGGCGACCCCAATGACCCCAACAGCTTGACGAATTCGTTCAGCCAGAGCACGCAGGCTACCTTTCAGATGATTGAAAGTATTGTGGGTGCATTCGGTGGGTTTGCTCAGATGCTTGAGAGCACATATATGGCGACTCATAGCTCCTTTTTTG CCATGGTCTCTGTTGCCGAGCAGTTTGGCAATCTGCGTAATACGCTTGGGTCCGCTTTGGGGATTTTCACAATAATCAGATGGTTTCGAACTTTGATTGCGAAGATCACGGGGCGTCCTCCGCCAGCTGATGCTGCCTCTCTTACCCCGTCTGCCTTTGCGGCCTTTATGCATGGGCGTTCGGCGCCTGCTACGCTCCCAGACGgctctcctgctcctccgaAGCCTTCGAAGAAGCCATTTTTCATGTTCCTTATCGCCGTCTTCGGTCTCCCCTACTTGATGGGCAAGCTCATTAAAGCCCTCGCGCGCTCACAGGAGGAACAACggaagcagatgatgctAGGACCAAACGGGGAACCCATGCAAGCGCCATTGGATCCATCGAAGCTTGATTTCTGCCGAGTCTTGTATGATTACACTCCCGAGTCTCAGGAAAGTGCTGGCATCGATCTGGCCGTTAAGAAGGGTGACATTGTCGCTGTTCTCAGCAAGACGGACCCCATGGGCAACGCATCTGAGTGGTGGCGCTGCCGCGCTCGGGACGGCCGTGTTGGCTACCTCCCAGGACCTTACCTCGAAACCATCCAACGAAGACCTGCGCAGCAGGCTATCACCTCCGGCAGCGAAGCGGGCAGCCGCACCAATACTATGGCATCGGTCATTGAAAAGGGCCAGGTCGGcgatgagaagaagccagTCCTGAAGGGGAAAATGGGTGACATCTCGCCGGAGAGCTTTCAGAAGAGTGCATTCTACTCATAA
- a CDS encoding Clr5 domain-containing protein — MMDGSIASSSNFSASSSSSSSAVFRPRRSDDWNEYRTVIERLYRDHQLKLRDVKRIMEHDYNFVASEKQFKDRLAAWHVRKNIKAKEVHVMIRKQQKRAARGKQTAFRVGGQEVDSKRIARFVRRYSASWDNTRNDTHQTSPEPDTPSDMSCYTPEPDDRSAALSPLPESQSMHRENKIDPLQSPEVDDNQSLSVATLSPTSTHPTPKPVEDLTTTEDVWEALDSFQDRLLALDKKLEESMSNFITPGEEC; from the exons ATGATGGATGGTTCCATCGCCTCGTCATCcaacttctctgcttcctcatcgtcttcgtcctcagcAGTCTTTCGTCCCCGCAGGTCTGACGACTGGAATGAGTACCGTACGGTGATTGAGCGTCTTTATCGCGACCATCAGCTGAAACTAAGAGATGTGAAACGGATCATGGAACATGATTATAACTTCGTTGCATC AGAAAAGCAATTCAAGGATCGTTTGGCGGCATGGCATGTCCGAAAGAACATCAAGGCCAAAGAAGTCCATGTGATGATCCGAAAGCAGCAAAAGCGAGCTGCTCGAGGCAAGCAAACCGCCTTTCGAGTCGGTGGTCAGGAAGTCGACTCCAAGCGCATCGCTCGCTTTGTCCGTAGGTACAGTGCTTCCTGGGACAACACTCGCAACGACACGCATCAGACAAGTCCTGAACCAG ATACCCCATCCGACATGAGTTGTTACACTCCCGAACCGGACGATCGATCTGCGGCCTTGTCCCCTCTACCAGAATCTCAATCGATGCACC GTGAAAACAAAATTGATCCTCTTCAAAGTCCCGAAGTGGATGACAATCAATCTTTGTCGGTGGCTACTCTCAGTCCTACCTCGACACACCCTACACCAAAGCCAGTGGAAGACCTGACGACGACCGAAGACGTATGGGAGGCATTGGATTCATTTCAAGATCGTCTCTTAGCTCTCGACAAGAAGCTTGAGGAGAGCATGTCGAACTTTATTACACCCGGAGAAGAATGCTGA
- a CDS encoding beclin 1 — protein sequence MSFVMLTESQVGPPHTSSNNNGEGQSWANKRPSGVPNSEREPEEGSFSDQVERSNRLFEIISARSDIDHPICVECTEMLVDGLQKRLVSATKERDAYISFLRDLNSSAPTAEEIEAAEQSLKETLAAEEAAFEELVALEKEKAALDEEIAALEEESRQLDLEEEKFWRDRNAFALTLSEFQNERDALNMRYDHDSRQLERLQRTNVYNDAFCIGHDGYFGTINGLRLGRLTNPSVEWPEINAAWGQTTLLLATIAEKLGFQFQGYRLKPMGSMSRIEKIEYPRTSPAQSALGGGNAETSPAAKITTLDLFSSGDLPLNLPWLHRRFDAGMVAFLECLRQLGEFVEKTPAPASSTRRGHGNAPVAGLKLPYEIKRDKIGDASIKLGFNQNDETWTRACKYTLTCCKFLLAHASNVASAGSSNSAAVAAAAVAAGEQARLATASPTRK from the coding sequence ATGTCGTTCGTCATGCTCACGGAGTCACAGGTCGGCCCACCCCACACCAGCTCGAACAACAACGGAGAAGGTCAGTCGTGGGCGAACAAAAGGCCGTCTGGCGTCCCGAACAGTGAACGggaaccagaagaaggttCTTTCTCGGATCAAGTAGAGAGATCAAATCGGCTATTTGAAATCATATCAGCTCGCTCCGATATAGACCATCCGATTTGTGTCGAGTGCACGGAAATGCTTGTGGATGGGCTACAAAAACGGCTTGTGTCTGCCACCAAGGAGCGGGACGCTTACATATCATTCCTAAGGGATTTGAACTCTTCAGCACCCACAgcggaggagatcgaggcggCTGAACAGTCGCTCAAGGAGACCCTCGCGGCGGAAGAGGCGGCATTTGAGGAGCTTGTCGCattggagaaggaaaaggccgccctggacgaggaaatcgcagctctggaggaagagtCGCGACAGCTGGACCTCGAAGAGGAGAAGTTCTGGCGAGACCGGAACGCATTTGCGTTGACGCTGTCTGAATTTCAAAACGAACGCGATGCCCTGAATATGCGGTACGATCATGATTCACGCCAGCTGGAACGGCTACAACGTACCAATGTTTACAATGATGCCTTTTGTATTGGGCACGATGGCTACTTCGGGACTATCAACGGGCTGCGACTGGGTCGTCTGACCAATCCGTCGGTGGAGTGGCCAGAAATCAACGCAGCTTGGGGTCAGACGACACTATTGTTGGCTACTATCGCTGAGAAGTTGGGATTCCAGTTTCAGGGGTATCGACTGAAGCCAATGGGATCCATGTCACGGATTGAGAAGATTGAATATCCACGAACGTCACCAGCTCAGTCCGCGCTCGGTGGGGGGAACGCAGAGACCTCTCCGGCGGCAAAAATCACTACTCTCGatcttttctcttctggagaTCTCCCGCTCaatcttccttggcttcaCCGCCGGTTTGATGCAGGTATGGTTGCTTTCTTGGAATGTTTACGTCAGCTGGGAGAATTCGTGGAGAAGACTCCAGCACCTGCCTCGTCGACTCGTCGGGGTCACGGTAATGCTCCCGTAGCAGGGTTAAAACTCCCGTACGAGATCAAGCGGGATAAAATCGGCGATGCGAGCATCAaacttggtttcaaccaAAACGACGAGACCTGGACGCGCGCGTGCAAGTACACGCTGACCTGTTGCAAATTCTTGCTAGCTCATGCAAGCAATGTTGCCAGTGCTGGATCCAGTAATTCCGCAGCTGTGGCCGCTGCAGCTGTCGCAGCGGGCGAACAGGCCCGACTCGCAACGGCCAGTCCGACTCGAAAGTAG